In Nitrosococcus oceani ATCC 19707, the following proteins share a genomic window:
- the rsxA gene encoding electron transport complex subunit RsxA yields MSEYALILVSTVLVNNFVLVKFLGLCPFMGVSRKLETAIGMGLATTFVLTLSSVCSYLINEYLLTPLGIEYLRTIAFILAIAFVVQFTEMVVHKTSPLLYQVLGIFLPLITTNCAVLGVALLNIQHQHGFLSSALYGFGAAVGFSLVLILFAALRERIAAAEVPQPFQGPAIGLITAGLMSMAFMGFAGLVKG; encoded by the coding sequence ATGAGCGAATATGCCCTTATTTTAGTCAGCACGGTGCTGGTCAACAATTTTGTGCTCGTGAAATTTCTAGGACTCTGTCCCTTTATGGGAGTCTCCCGAAAGCTGGAAACTGCAATAGGTATGGGACTGGCGACAACTTTTGTACTTACCCTATCCTCAGTGTGCAGCTATTTAATTAATGAATACCTATTGACGCCCTTGGGAATCGAATACCTGCGGACCATCGCCTTTATCCTGGCCATCGCTTTTGTGGTGCAATTTACGGAAATGGTGGTCCATAAAACCAGTCCGCTTTTGTATCAGGTATTAGGAATTTTTTTACCACTGATCACCACTAACTGCGCGGTACTGGGAGTGGCCCTGCTAAATATTCAGCACCAACATGGCTTCCTATCCTCGGCGCTCTATGGCTTCGGCGCCGCTGTTGGCTTCTCCCTGGTATTGATCTTATTTGCCGCCCTGCGTGAACGGATTGCGGCAGCAGAAGTGCCCCAACCTTTTCAGGGTCCCGCCATCGGGCTGATTACCGCCGGGTTAATGTCCATGGCCTTTATGGGTTTCGCCGGATTAGTCAAAGGATAA